The Candidatus Omnitrophota bacterium genome contains the following window.
ATCTTCTGCACTTCGCCGCAAAAAGGATTACCGATATTGCCGCAGACAAAAACATTCCTCCTGCCTGCTTCCAATACCTTGCCGATTAAGGTAGTAACAGTACTCTTGCCGTTTGAGCCCGTAACCGCAATTACCGTCGCCGGGCATACCAGCCAAGCCAGCTCTATCTCGCTTATTATGGGTATTTGATATTGCCTTGCCAAAACGTGCGCCAATGAGGCATCGGGGATACCGGGCGAGGTAACAATCAAATCTTTATTCTTTATGAATTCCTGCGAGTGTTTACCTGTTTCAAATTTTATATCTTTTGATTTCAGCTGTGCGGCATTTGCGCGCGTAGAATCATTATCCTGGTTATCCGTGACGCTCACCCTCGCGCCCAGATCATAGAGTAGATTAGCGCAGGCAAGGCCGGAACGGGCAAGCCCGGCTACAGTAACCTTTTTATTCTTGAAATAACCTGTATCCCGCATGAAAAACAATCACCTTATCTTCAGGGTAATTATAGTCACTAGCGCCAGGAGGCTGGCGATAATCCAGAACCTTACGATGACCTTATTCTCCGGCCAGTTGAGAAATTCAAAATGATGGTGTAACGGGGCTATCTTAAAGATGCGTTTTTTAGTAAGGCGGAAGGAAAATATCTGCAAGATTACCGACAATGCCTCCAGGACAAATATGCCGCCCACGATAACTAGAAGTAACTCTTTCTTTATTAATAAGGCTACGGTCCCCAATGCGCCGCCTAAAGCCAGAGAGCCCACATCCCCCATAAAAATAGAGGCAGGGTAACAGTTAAACCATAAGAATCCCAGGCCCGCGCCTAGAATACTGGCGCAAAATACGGCCAGTTCGCCGCTGCCTTTGATATAAGGTATAAGCAGATAATTACTGAATCTCATATTACCGGATACGTAACTCAAGACGCAAAAAGCCAAAGCTACCATCACTACAATGCCTATGGCCAGGCCGTCTAACCCGTCTGTAAGATTGACGGCATTGGAAGAACCGGCTATCACTAGGACGACAAAGAGTATATACAGGCCGTCTAAATTCAAAGATACATTTTTTACGAAGGGCAGGTCCAGCCTGATATTACTGGGTGAGTCCAAGAACAAAAGGCTACCTAGTATTAAACCCAGGATAACCTGGCTGGTTAATTTTGCCGTGGCGCTTAGGCCCTTGGATTTCTTTTTTATCTGTTTTAAATAATCGTCGATAAACCCGGTTACGCCCAACCATAAAGTAACGGATAAAACAATAATAATATATTTACTCCCCACCTCCGCCCAGAGCAAGGTAGCGGAGAATATCGCCGCCAGGATAAGAATCCCTCCCATTGTCGGCGTATCCTTTTTATTTTGATGCAGGCCGTCAAGGCTTAGGCTATCTCCTTTAGCAATCTTCTCGCCTATTTTTAGTTCCTTCAGTTTCCTGATTAATATCGGGCCATAGATAAGGCTGATAATAAAAGCTGTCATAGCAGCCATTGCGGCGCGGAAGGTAATATAGCGGAATAGATTAAAGAAAGAAAATAAATCGTGCAGGGGATAAAGCAAATAATAGAGCATCTTTAGGCCTTAAAAACTTCCTCCATCTTCATTGAGCGCGAACCTTTGACCAAGACAATGTCATCCCTATTCAACGATACCCTCTTATAGAGGATGTCCCGCGCGCAAACGGCGCTCTCAGAGATAAATATATTCTTCTTATTTAATCCGGAATCTCTTGCTGCCCTAGCAGCGGCCCTGGATAATTTACCTGCCGTAATAAATATATCGCAGCATTTTGCCGCTTCCTCTCCTGCCTGATAGTGGAAGGTATCTGCGCGGCTACCCAGCTCTAACATATCTCCCATCACAAAAATCTTCCTGCCTTTAGCTTTAAAACTCTTGAGCGCATCCAGCGCCTGTTTTAAAGAAAGGGGATTGGAATTATACGTATCGTCAATGAACCTGATACTTTTTATCTCTATAAATTTCAGCCTGCCAGGAGGAAAATTAAAATCAGCCAACAACGGGGCGATATCATTATAGGCGATGCCAAAGAGCCGCGCCGTTATTATGGCAGAGAGGGCATTGTAAACATTATAATACCCTAATGTCTTTAATGTAAACCTATATTTTCCCTGGATACTAAACCTTAAACTCCGGCCTATACTTTGGATATCTAAGGCCCGGAAATCAGATTGCTTTTTTAAACTAAAACCAATAATAAAGGGTTTTTGGACGCGGCTTAATACCTTCTTTCTTAATAAGGCATCATCCGCGTTTAATATGGCAACACAGGGTTTTTCTAAGTTTTCTATCAGGCTGTATTTTTCCCTGAAGACCCTCTCTAGATTACGCAGGTATTCCAGGTGGCTGGGGCCTATGTTAGTAATTATGCCGATATTCGGCCGGCATATCCGGGTGAGATAATCCACTTCGCCGAAATGGTTCGTGCCTATTTCTAAAACAACGATATCATGGGAGTTATTCAGGCCTAATAGGGCCATGGGCAGCCCGATATGATTATTTTTTGTGCCTTCGTTCTTGAGGACGCGAAACTTTTTGGATAACAAACAACCGACCATCTCTTTGGTGGTGGTCTTGCCGTTTGAGCCGGTAACCGCAATCACGGGAATATGTAAGAATTTCTTACGCCAAAACCGGGCAATATCCCCCAGGGCCTTTGTGGTATCCTTCACTCTTATAACAGACACTCTCTTTTCACTGTGAACTGTGCCTGCCGTAGGCTGATCCGCCTGCGGCGGAAACTGTGAACCGTGAACTATTACAGCGCCTGCGCCTTTTTTAACCGCTTCATGAATAAAATCATGCCCATCAAAATTAGTTCCTTTTATGGCAATAAAGGCCTCCTGAGGTTTGATACTACGGGAATCTATGGAGATACCCTTAATATCTTTCCCCTCTAGCCGGTTGATAAGCTTACCGCCGGTAGCCTCTAATAATTCATTAATTCTAAGCATTCTTTCACTGCTTCGCAGTCGTCAAAATGAATCCTCTTGTCCTTTAATACCTGGTAATTCTCATGCCCTTTACCGGCTATCAAGACCATATCGCCTGCCTGAGCAAGAGATAAAGATTTTTTTATTGCCTCTTTACGGTCAGGAAGAATAAAATAATTATTTTTTCTTATGCCTTTTTTGATATCCCGGATTATCTTTTCCGGATCCTCGTTACGCGGGTTATCACTGGTGATAATTACGTAATCAGCTAACTCCGAAGCCGTATGGCCCATCTTTGGCCTCTTGGTTTTATCGCGTCCCCCGCCGCAGCCGAAAACTACGATGATTCTTTTATCGGATACTTCTCTTAAGGCATTAATCACGTTTTTGAGCGCATCTTCGGTATGGGCATAATCCACGAATATCGAGAAATCTCTATCGCGCCCTATCCTCTGTAACCTGCCCGGGACAGAATCAAAACCCTCCAGGCTGGATTTTATGGTTTCAGGATTCAGGCCTTCCTGAAAGGCCCAGGCATAGCTTGCCAATACGTTATATACGTTGTGCCGGCCGATGAGGCGGGTTTTAAAATGTATTTCTTTTTTAATGCCTTTTAGCATAAAGTCCGTATGCGCGATACCATATTTGATATCGCCGGCCATAATATCTGACGGCTCCTCTATGCCGTAAGTGACCACTTTGCAACCGCGGATTAATCCCTTGATTCTTCTGCCATAGGGGTCGTCGTTATTAATCACCGCGAATGCCCCGCGGCTTAATCCCTGAAAGAGCCTGGCTTTGGCCTGAAAATAATTCTCTAATGTTTTATGGTAATCCAGATGGTCCTGGGTTAAATTGGTAAAGATGGCAGAGTGAAAATCTATACCTTCAACCCTCTCTTGGGAAAGGGCGTGCGAGGAGACCTCCATCACCGCATAATTAATGCCTTCCTGCGCCATATCAGCCAGAAGCGGCTGAAGCTGACAAGGGCCCGGGGTGGTATTTCCGGAAGGGATGGTTTTATTTTTAAAACGGTAATTGACCGTGCCGATAACCGCAGGCTCAAAACCCGAATCTTTTAATAAGGATTCAAGGAGATAGGTTATCGTAGTCTTGCCGTTAGTCCCGGTAACCCCCACAACTTTTATTTTTGCAGAAGGGTTGCCGTAAAATTTCGCGGCTAATTTAGCCAGCGCCTTGCGCGTATCTTTAACTTTTATAAAAACTGCCCTTTCCTGGCCACTGGCCACTGGCCACTGGCTACTGACTATTACAGCCTTAGTCCCTCTCTTTATCGCTTCATCGATGAATTTATGGCCGTCGGCATCTTCTCCTTTTATAGCCACAAAAATAAAATTATCAGAAACACCTTGAGAATTACAGCTTATACCGCTAACCTCAAAATCCTTAAAGACAGTATAGGCTGTGTCGCTCCCTAACGATTCAATTAGCTGTTTTAGCCTCATTTAATGCCAGGTTTTCATTAAAAGGGTATTTTGTTTTCAGGTATCTTAAGGTATCTCCGGCTACATTTTTAAACACAGGCGCAGCCACCACCCCGCCGAAATAGTAGGGCCGTGGCTCATCAACCATTACAGCAATGGCAACGACGGGGTCTTCTGCGGGCGCAAAACCGATAAAAGAAGCAATAAATTTATTGTGGGAGTAGGCGCCGTTAGGCTCTAATTTCTGGGCGGTCCCTGTTTTACCGGCGGCGCTGGAACCTTCAATTCTGGCTGATTTACCCGTGCCTTCTTCTATTACGCCGGTGAGTATTTTTTTAACCCTGTTAGCAGTATCAGGCGAAATGGCCCTGCGCACCAAAACAGGGGAAGATGATTTTATTATTTCTCCATATTTATCGCGGACTTCCTTAACCACATAAGGTTTCATTAATTTACCGCCGTTAGCAATAACCGATATGCCGCAGGCTAACTGTAGCGTTGTCACTCCTACTTCCTGGCCTATGGGTATCGCGCCGATAGAGGTCCTAGACCAGAAACGCGGCTCTTTGATCGAACCAGTGATTTCTCCCGGCAGGTTAACGCCGGATTTCGCCCCAAAACCAAAGAGTTTCACGTACTTATAAACTGTATCCGGGCCCAGCATCTGCGCGACCTTGGTAGTACCGATGTTACTCGATTGCTCAATGACTTCCCTGAAGGTGAGCCAACCGTGCGGCCTGTGGTCATGCAATGTATGTGTGGCCACGCGGTAGGAACCATTTTCGCAAAAGAATTTATCCTCTTCAACTACTTTCTTCTCTTCCAGCGCTGCGGAAGCTGTAACAATCTTGAATACCGAACCGGGCTCAAATAAATCGCAGATGGAACGGTTACGCCTGGCATCCTTATCCGCGTTATTATATTCATTCAGGTCAAAGTTAGGCCTGTTGGCCATGGCCAAGATCGCTCCTGTATGCGGGTCCATGGCAACTATGCTGGCACCCTTGGCGTGATAAGCCTTATATGCTTTATCCAATTCCCTCTCGGCAATATATTGAATTACTTCATCAATAGTCAATACCAGATTATAACCGTCATATGGCAAAATCATCCTTTCTTCAAGATTTAGTTTTTTCTGGCGCGCATCCCGTAGAATCATGGCCCAGCCATTTTTACCTTTAAGATAATTGTTGTAATATAACTCCAAACCCTCCAGCCCCGTATTATCCAAACCCGAAAAACCGATGATATGGCCGGCGAGATAACCATTTGGATAACAACGTTTGCTCTCTTTCATAAAGTCTAGCCCTTTTATATTCAGCCTCCTGATTGCCTCGCTCTGTTCAGGGGTTATTTTTCTGGCCAGCCAGATAAAAGATTTCTTTCTGTACAGCCTCTCCTTTAAATAAGCGTAGTCTACCTGTAAAATAGGTAAAAGCTGCTTTATAATTATTTCCCTATCCTTATCGGCTATTACGGAGGGGCAGGCGTAGAGTGAATCTACCGAGATATTGACTGCCTGGGGTTTAAGATTGGAATCATAGATAGCGCCGCGGCGGGCTTCTAACTCTATAAAGAGGTTTTGCTGTTTTTTAGCGATCCCCGCGAAGTAACGAGAATGGAAAAACTGGATAAAGGAGAGGCGGGCTATGCAGAATAAGAGAAAGGCAATGAAGAACAAAAATACCGCATCGGTCCTGCGGCGGTAATTAACTATATACACAATTATATCTGTCGATGATGAGCTGGTTAGGTTTTACTTACAACCAACCCCTTTTTACCTAAAGCGCCTTATCTTTGCCGCTTCTGTTCTGGCTGGCCTGAATTTAACGCAGGGTTGATTGTCTTTGCTTGGGCCTCTCTCTTGATACCAAAGAGACGAAACACCAGATTTTCTTGTTTTAATGGACGGGGCTGCTTTACTACCTTAAAGACATCCTGAGGGTAAGTTAGCTTTACTAACCGGTAATTACCGGGAATTTCGAAATTAGCGTAGTTATAGACCTTGCCATCGATGCGTATTAAGGAAGTGTTTCGTTTGATATTATATCTTAAGATGGTATTCTTATCAAGACAATCTTGGAATAACACCATTTTTTTCTGGCCTACATAGGCAAGGCGGAAAATCTCTGACTGCTGATAAACGTATACCAGAGAAAAGAAGGTAATAAAAGCGGCTAATGATAAAAATTTAGGGAGTTTCATCTTATAATCTTTCTGCGACCCTTAATTTGCTGCTGCGGCTGGAAGGATTATCCTTTATTTCCTCCCCTTGCGGAGTCAAAGGTTTGGGCGTAATTATCTTTATCATGCCCTCGGCAGCAAATTTACGGAAACTGAATTTAGCTATACGGTCCTCCAGGGAATGAAAAGAAATAATACAAATCCTGCCTGACTTATCCAGAAACTCTACCGCCTTATCTATCGCCGCAGTGACAGTCTCCAATTCCCTGTTTACTGCTATACGTATCGCCTGGAAAGTCCTCGTTGCCGGATGTATACGGTAATGCCTGTATTTAGGAGGGATCGCCCTGACCACGATATCGCTTAATTGCCGCGTGGTGGTAATGGCATGCCTGGCCCTTTCCTGCACCAGGAACCTGGCAATACGGTTGTGCCATCTCTCCTGCCCGAAAGTCCAGAGCATAGCGGAGATCTCCTCCTCATTAAGGTTATTTATCAAGTCAGATGCAGAAATATAACTATTCCTGTCTAAACGCATATCTAACGGCCCGTCACCCTGAAAACTGAAACCTCGTTCGAAATCATCCAGCTGATATGAAGAAATCCCCAGGTCAAATAATATGCCGTCAATCCTGCTGATATTTAGCCCCTTCAGGATATTGTCAATAGCGATGAAATTACCGTATACGAATTCACAGGCGCCGGGATAATCGGATAGTCTCTGCCGGGCTACGGCTAAAGACTCCTCATCCCGGTCAATGCCGATAAGCTTGCCGCCCGGCATGATATGTTCGAGGATAGCCTTACTATGGCCGCCTGTACCTATCGTAGCGTCAACTATAACTTTACCCGGACCTAACCGAAGATAATCTATGACCTCTCTAAGCATAACTGGGGTATGAAATCTCTGTTGTGCCACGATAAACCCATTCAGTTTTTAGATATCTATTATTTTTTCGGCGATCTCTTCATAAGAGGGCCGCGAAGTACCGTAAAAATCATGCCACTTATCTTTCGCCCAGATCTCTATCCTGTTGGATACGCCGACGATAACGACGTCTCTTTTTATCTCTGCGAAATCCTTTAAATATTGGGGGATGAGAATCCTGCCCTGTTTGTCAGGCAAGACTTCTCCTGCCCCGGAAAAATAGAGCCGGTTAAACGTGCGCGCCTGCTGTTTGGTAAAAGATACCGCCTTGAATTTGTTCTCCTGCGTGCGCCACTCTTCTTCCGAAAACATAAAAAGGCATTTATCCAGGCCGCGCGTGACAAAAAACTTTTCTATAAAATGCGCCTTGGCAGTCTCGCGAAATTTGGCGGGTAAGATAAGGCGACCCTTGCGGTCTATGGAATGTAAATACTCCCCATAGAACATGGCTTTGTCCTTTCCACTTTACTCCACTTTTAACCACTTTGTAGCACAAGTATAGATAAATTATACAGGTTTGTCAAGTTAAAAATTTACCTAACTTAATTAAATACAAGGACTAGTGGATATGTGGGCTTAAGATGGGCACATCTTGTGGTAAAAATCGGGGTGGGAAAATAAACCTTTGGTGAGGATTATGTCTTTTTGCACCTGATTAGCCAGAGACTGCCAGGAATTAAATTTCTTTTCCTGCCTGATCTTTTTTATAAACTGTATCTCCAGATACCTGCCGTAAATATCCCGGTGGAAATTAAATATATATACCTCTATATGCTTTTCTATGCCGGATTTAAAAGTCGGCTTGGAGCCGATGTAACAGACACCCTTAAAACATTGATGATTTAAAATTACGCAAACAGCATATATGCCCGCAGGGGGTAAAACTTCATGGTGGGGATTTATATTTGCCGTCGGAAAACCTAACCGGGTGGCTAAAGAGCTGCCTTTGATTACCGTGCCGAGGATGCTCACGGGCCTAAAAAGTAATTTACGGGCCCAATCTATTCTTCCGGCGGTGATTAACCTGCGGATATAGGTGCTGCTGATGGATTGGTTATTTATCTTAACCAGCTCAAATACCTTTAATTTAAAATGGCAGGGGCCAGATAGTTTAGTTAAGATTTTAAAATCTCCTCTTCCCTGTTTTCCGAATCTGAAATTTTTCCCGACATATATATGCTTTGCGCCAATCTTTTTTGCTAAAATATCTTTTACGAAATCTTCTGCCGAAATCCAAGAAAATTTCTGATTGAATTTTATGACTATGCATACATCTATGCCAAGGCCCTCGATTAACCTTAAACGATGCTCCAGCGAATAAAGGCTTTTTTCTTTATGCGGGTCTGGCCAAAAGGTCACTACAATACTGGTACCTTTTATGCGCCTGGCCTTATCAACCGCAGCTTTCAATATACGCTGATGCCCGATGTGCACCCCATCAAACACCCCCAGCGCCACCACAGGCTTCCTGAATTTAATAATCTTATTAATGCCGTATATAATTTTCATAGTTCTGTTTTAGCGGGTCCTGCCGCGGGGGCGCCTCTCGTCAAATTTTCCTCGAGGCATCCCCCGCGTCACCCGCTAAAAATACACTCTTGCACTCCTAATAATCGTCTAGAAATGGTCTTTGAATTTTTAGGCTTAGTTTTATATTCTATACATCATTTGATTTTAAAATACTAGAGCTCTTTTTGTTAAAACGTATTAATGCTGAAGTGGAGTATTCTTTTAATGTAATAGCATCTAGATATTGGATATTGACATCTAATAACATATCTAACTTACCATCTTCAATTTCTTTTATAAGTTTTTCTTTTTGAACTGGATCTGTGGCTACGACTTCAAATCCTGCCGTGGGCCAAAATGTGTCTCCTGGCTTTATAAGAAAAGGGGTGCCAGGCATATCTACTTTCATATCTGCTTTATTCTCCGGAGCATTTAAGAATTCCGGCTTTATTGAAATTTTGTAAGCCATATTTTTGGCATCTGTTTTCCCAATATTTGTTACAGTAAGGTAACATTCCATCTTAAAACCACCATCATATCTTTCAATTTTAATTTTCGGGGGTCCTATCAAATTAATGTAAAGGTGTGCTCGTTGAGTTCCCATATTAAATTTTAGTGCCTCCTTACTAATTTTGATTGCCTCTCTTGATAATCGATTAGATTCTTTATTAAAGCTCCAATTAATAAAAATACCTATGCATGAAATAACTACTGCAGTAATCGCACTAATAAAAGCAGCTTGAATATTTCTAGATTTTAAGAAAGCTTTGATTTTAGTCATAATAGATCCTTTTTGCGGGTGGCTTGGGTGTTTTCGACAGCATGTAGTTTGTGCGAACGGCCAGGGTTCACCCGCTAATGCGGAGTCGGTGAGAGTGAGCACAAACTTCAAGCGACAAATTCCTCGGTGGGGAATTTGGAGCGGTGCTGGAGAAAATACCCAAGACAGGACCCGCAAAAATGTTATTTCGCGACTGTCAGGGACAGTCCCCTTGGTTTACTTCGGATTAGCTATCTGCGGGGACAGTCCCTTTTAGATTTTCTCTTATCTTGGCTAAGACTTTCCTGCGCACGTCGTCAATTCTGCCGTGAGTGGTCGCGCCGCTGGCAGTCTTATGTCCGCCGCCTCCGAAACATTGGGCGATCTTATTTACATCTACTTTGCCTTGCGAACGAAAGTTCATCCTGATTTCATCTTTAACCCCTAAATTTTCCTTAAATAATACTACGACCTCTGCGCCTTTTATAGCCCGGCCAAAACTCAGGATATACTCACTTATGTCAAAAGAAAAAGTTTTTCTTAACATCTTCTGCCTAACTTCAAACCAGATTAATTTACCTTCGGCCTCGCGCCTCATTCCGGGTAATATTTTACTAAGCAGCTTCATATCCTCGTAAGGTATATCCTCATAGATGTGCTTATAAATCCCCGGTATATCCAGCTTGAATTTTAAGAGCTTAGAAACTGCTTTATGCGTAAAGGCGCTGGTATTGCTATAACGGAATGAGCCGGTATCCGCAACTATACCTGTGTATAAGGCAGTGGCGGAATGCACATCCAAAGGAACGCGCATGGCTTGATAAAGTTTATAGACCATCTCCGAGCAGGAAGAGGCCTTTGGCTCTACCCAGTTTACCCCGCCGAAATTATTATTGCTGATATGGTGGTCAATATTCAGGATAGGTTTTTTTACCCTATTCAACCGGTAAACCTCTCCGGTACGGCTTAAATCCGAGCAGTCTAAGGTTACGAAACAATCAAAGCGTACCGGCGTAAGGTTATCTCTATATTTTATGATTTTTTCTTTGCGTGGCAGAAAAATATATTCTGGCGGGAGGTTGTCTTCGTTAACGATAACGGCGCTTTTGTTTAATTTTTTAAGCAGCTGATAAAAGGCCAATTCTGAGCCTAATGCATCCCCTTCCATATTCGTATGGCTGGTGATTAAAAAGGCCTTATTTCTTCTTATGCAGGCGATTACTTTTTTTAGGCTCATTTAGCTCCTTGATTTCGTTAAGGACTTCCTCTATCCTGACAGAATATTCGGCAGACCTGTCCTCATAAAAAATTATTTCGGGGACCAACCTCAATCTAATCCTTTGCCCGATTAACCTGCGGATAAACCCCAAGGCCGAATCCAGCGCTTCTTTGGATTTTTTACGCTCTTCTTCCTGGCCTAAGACGCTAAAAAATACCTTGGCGTATCTTAAATCCTCCGTCAACTCTACGCGCATAATAGTAACAAACCCCAAGCGGGGGTCATTTAATTCATCGTGTATTATAATACCGATTTCCCTCTTTAGCGCTTCACTGACTCTATCGTACCTGGCCATTTTAAATGAG
Protein-coding sequences here:
- the mraY gene encoding phospho-N-acetylmuramoyl-pentapeptide-transferase — translated: MLYYLLYPLHDLFSFFNLFRYITFRAAMAAMTAFIISLIYGPILIRKLKELKIGEKIAKGDSLSLDGLHQNKKDTPTMGGILILAAIFSATLLWAEVGSKYIIIVLSVTLWLGVTGFIDDYLKQIKKKSKGLSATAKLTSQVILGLILGSLLFLDSPSNIRLDLPFVKNVSLNLDGLYILFVVLVIAGSSNAVNLTDGLDGLAIGIVVMVALAFCVLSYVSGNMRFSNYLLIPYIKGSGELAVFCASILGAGLGFLWFNCYPASIFMGDVGSLALGGALGTVALLIKKELLLVIVGGIFVLEALSVILQIFSFRLTKKRIFKIAPLHHHFEFLNWPENKVIVRFWIIASLLALVTIITLKIR
- a CDS encoding UDP-N-acetylmuramoyl-tripeptide--D-alanyl-D-alanine ligase, producing the protein MLRINELLEATGGKLINRLEGKDIKGISIDSRSIKPQEAFIAIKGTNFDGHDFIHEAVKKGAGAVIVHGSQFPPQADQPTAGTVHSEKRVSVIRVKDTTKALGDIARFWRKKFLHIPVIAVTGSNGKTTTKEMVGCLLSKKFRVLKNEGTKNNHIGLPMALLGLNNSHDIVVLEIGTNHFGEVDYLTRICRPNIGIITNIGPSHLEYLRNLERVFREKYSLIENLEKPCVAILNADDALLRKKVLSRVQKPFIIGFSLKKQSDFRALDIQSIGRSLRFSIQGKYRFTLKTLGYYNVYNALSAIITARLFGIAYNDIAPLLADFNFPPGRLKFIEIKSIRFIDDTYNSNPLSLKQALDALKSFKAKGRKIFVMGDMLELGSRADTFHYQAGEEAAKCCDIFITAGKLSRAAARAARDSGLNKKNIFISESAVCARDILYKRVSLNRDDIVLVKGSRSMKMEEVFKA
- a CDS encoding UDP-N-acetylmuramoyl-L-alanyl-D-glutamate--2,6-diaminopimelate ligase — protein: MRLKQLIESLGSDTAYTVFKDFEVSGISCNSQGVSDNFIFVAIKGEDADGHKFIDEAIKRGTKAVIVSSQWPVASGQERAVFIKVKDTRKALAKLAAKFYGNPSAKIKVVGVTGTNGKTTITYLLESLLKDSGFEPAVIGTVNYRFKNKTIPSGNTTPGPCQLQPLLADMAQEGINYAVMEVSSHALSQERVEGIDFHSAIFTNLTQDHLDYHKTLENYFQAKARLFQGLSRGAFAVINNDDPYGRRIKGLIRGCKVVTYGIEEPSDIMAGDIKYGIAHTDFMLKGIKKEIHFKTRLIGRHNVYNVLASYAWAFQEGLNPETIKSSLEGFDSVPGRLQRIGRDRDFSIFVDYAHTEDALKNVINALREVSDKRIIVVFGCGGGRDKTKRPKMGHTASELADYVIITSDNPRNEDPEKIIRDIKKGIRKNNYFILPDRKEAIKKSLSLAQAGDMVLIAGKGHENYQVLKDKRIHFDDCEAVKECLELMNY
- a CDS encoding penicillin-binding transpeptidase domain-containing protein; this translates as MYIVNYRRRTDAVFLFFIAFLLFCIARLSFIQFFHSRYFAGIAKKQQNLFIELEARRGAIYDSNLKPQAVNISVDSLYACPSVIADKDREIIIKQLLPILQVDYAYLKERLYRKKSFIWLARKITPEQSEAIRRLNIKGLDFMKESKRCYPNGYLAGHIIGFSGLDNTGLEGLELYYNNYLKGKNGWAMILRDARQKKLNLEERMILPYDGYNLVLTIDEVIQYIAERELDKAYKAYHAKGASIVAMDPHTGAILAMANRPNFDLNEYNNADKDARRNRSICDLFEPGSVFKIVTASAALEEKKVVEEDKFFCENGSYRVATHTLHDHRPHGWLTFREVIEQSSNIGTTKVAQMLGPDTVYKYVKLFGFGAKSGVNLPGEITGSIKEPRFWSRTSIGAIPIGQEVGVTTLQLACGISVIANGGKLMKPYVVKEVRDKYGEIIKSSSPVLVRRAISPDTANRVKKILTGVIEEGTGKSARIEGSSAAGKTGTAQKLEPNGAYSHNKFIASFIGFAPAEDPVVAIAVMVDEPRPYYFGGVVAAPVFKNVAGDTLRYLKTKYPFNENLALNEAKTAN
- the rsmH gene encoding 16S rRNA (cytosine(1402)-N(4))-methyltransferase RsmH, with the protein product MAQQRFHTPVMLREVIDYLRLGPGKVIVDATIGTGGHSKAILEHIMPGGKLIGIDRDEESLAVARQRLSDYPGACEFVYGNFIAIDNILKGLNISRIDGILFDLGISSYQLDDFERGFSFQGDGPLDMRLDRNSYISASDLINNLNEEEISAMLWTFGQERWHNRIARFLVQERARHAITTTRQLSDIVVRAIPPKYRHYRIHPATRTFQAIRIAVNRELETVTAAIDKAVEFLDKSGRICIISFHSLEDRIAKFSFRKFAAEGMIKIITPKPLTPQGEEIKDNPSSRSSKLRVAERL
- the mraZ gene encoding division/cell wall cluster transcriptional repressor MraZ, encoding MFYGEYLHSIDRKGRLILPAKFRETAKAHFIEKFFVTRGLDKCLFMFSEEEWRTQENKFKAVSFTKQQARTFNRLYFSGAGEVLPDKQGRILIPQYLKDFAEIKRDVVIVGVSNRIEIWAKDKWHDFYGTSRPSYEEIAEKIIDI
- a CDS encoding bifunctional riboflavin kinase/FAD synthetase, whose protein sequence is MKIIYGINKIIKFRKPVVALGVFDGVHIGHQRILKAAVDKARRIKGTSIVVTFWPDPHKEKSLYSLEHRLRLIEGLGIDVCIVIKFNQKFSWISAEDFVKDILAKKIGAKHIYVGKNFRFGKQGRGDFKILTKLSGPCHFKLKVFELVKINNQSISSTYIRRLITAGRIDWARKLLFRPVSILGTVIKGSSLATRLGFPTANINPHHEVLPPAGIYAVCVILNHQCFKGVCYIGSKPTFKSGIEKHIEVYIFNFHRDIYGRYLEIQFIKKIRQEKKFNSWQSLANQVQKDIILTKGLFSHPDFYHKMCPS
- a CDS encoding bifunctional oligoribonuclease/PAP phosphatase NrnA, translated to MSLKKVIACIRRNKAFLITSHTNMEGDALGSELAFYQLLKKLNKSAVIVNEDNLPPEYIFLPRKEKIIKYRDNLTPVRFDCFVTLDCSDLSRTGEVYRLNRVKKPILNIDHHISNNNFGGVNWVEPKASSCSEMVYKLYQAMRVPLDVHSATALYTGIVADTGSFRYSNTSAFTHKAVSKLLKFKLDIPGIYKHIYEDIPYEDMKLLSKILPGMRREAEGKLIWFEVRQKMLRKTFSFDISEYILSFGRAIKGAEVVVLFKENLGVKDEIRMNFRSQGKVDVNKIAQCFGGGGHKTASGATTHGRIDDVRRKVLAKIRENLKGTVPADS
- the rbfA gene encoding 30S ribosome-binding factor RbfA, with protein sequence MARYDRVSEALKREIGIIIHDELNDPRLGFVTIMRVELTEDLRYAKVFFSVLGQEEERKKSKEALDSALGFIRRLIGQRIRLRLVPEIIFYEDRSAEYSVRIEEVLNEIKELNEPKKSNRLHKKK